One segment of Macaca fascicularis isolate 582-1 chromosome 4, T2T-MFA8v1.1 DNA contains the following:
- the LOC123572796 gene encoding LOW QUALITY PROTEIN: tenascin-X-like (The sequence of the model RefSeq protein was modified relative to this genomic sequence to represent the inferred CDS: deleted 1 base in 1 codon) has product MRLSWSVAQGPFDSFVVQYEDTNGQPQALLVDGDQSKILISGLEPSTPYRFLLYGLHEGKRLGPLSAEGTTGPAPAGQTSGGARPRLSQLSVTDVTTSSLRLNWEAPPGAFDSFLLRFGVPSPSTLEPHPRPLLQRELMVPGTRHSAVLRDLRPGTLYSLTLYGLRGPHKADSIQGTARTLSSVLESPRDLQFSEIRETSAKVNWMPPPSRADSFKVSYQLADGGEPQSVQVDGRARTQKLQGLIPGARYEVTVVSVRGFEESEPLTGFLNTVPDGPTQLRALNLTEGFTVLHWKPPQNPVDTYDVQVTAPGALTPLFALPAPPLQAEAPGSAVDYPLHDLVLHTNYTATVRGLRGPNLTSPASITFTTGLEAPRDLEAKEVTPRTALLTWTEPQVRPTGYLLSFDTPGGRTQEILLPGGVTSHQLLGLFPSTLYNARLQAMWGESLLPPVSTSFTTGGLRIPFPRDCGEEMQNGAGASRTTTIFLNGNRERPLNVFCDMETDGGGWLVFQRRMDGQTDFWRDWEDYAHGFGNISGEFWLGNEALHSLTQAGDYSMRVDLRAGDEAVFAQYDSFRVDSAAEYYRLHLEGYHGTAGDSMSYHSGSVFSARDRDPNNLLISCAVSYRGAWWYRNCHYANLNGLYGSTVDHQGVSWYYWKGFEFSVPFTEMKLRPRNFRSPAGGG; this is encoded by the exons ATGCGCCTCTCGTGGAGCGTGGCCCAGGGCCCCTTTGATTCCTTCGTGGTCCAGTATGAGGACACGAAcgggcagccccaggccttgCTCGTGGACGGTGACCAGAGCAAGATCCTCATCTCAGGCCTGGAGCCCAGCACCCCCTACAGGTTCCTCCTCTATGGCCTCCATGAAGGGAAGCGCCTGGGGCCCCTCTCAGCTGAGGGCACCACAG GGCCGGCCCCTGCTGGTCAGACCTCAGGGGGAGCCAGG CCCCGCCTGTCCCAGCTGTCTGTGACTGATGTGACCACCAGTTCACTGAGGCTCAACTGGGAGGCCCCACCTGGGGCCTTCGACTCCTTCCTGCTCCGCTTTGGGGTTCCATCACCAAGCACTCTGGAGCCGCATCCCCGTCCTCTGCTGCAGCGCGAGCTGATGGTGCCGGGGACGCGGCACTCAGCCGTGCTTCGGGACCTGCGTCCGGGGACGCTGTACAGCCTGACACTGTATGGGCTGCGAGGACCCCACAAGGCCGATAGCATCCAGGGCACTGCTCGCACCCTCAGCTCAG TTCTGGAGAGCCCCCGTGACCTCCAATTCAGTGAAATCAGGGAGACCTCAGCCAAGGTCAACTGGATGCCCCCGCCGTCCCGGGCGGACAGCTTCAAAGTCTCCTACCAGCTGGCGGACGGAG GGGAGCCACAGAGCGTGCAGGTGGACGGCCGGGCCCGGACCCAGAAACTCCAGGGGCTGATCCCAGGCGCTCGCTACGAGGTGACCGTGGTCTCCGTCCGAGGCTTTGAGGAGAGTGAGCCTCTCACAGGCTTCCTCAACACGG ttCCTGACGGCCCCACCCAGTTGCGTGCACTGAACTTGACCGAGGGGTTCACCGTGCTGCACTGGAAGCCCCCCCAGAATCCCGTGGACACCTATGACGTCCAGGTCACAGCCCCTGGG GCGTTGACGCCCCTCTTCGCACTCCCAGCCCCGCCTCTGCAGGCCGAGGCCCCGGGCAGCGCGGTGGACTACCCCCTGCATGATCTCGTCCTGCACACCAACTACACCGCCACCGTGCGCGGCCTGCGGGGCCCCAACCTCACTTCCCCAGCCAGCATCACCTTCACCACAG GGCTAGAGGCCCCTCGGGACTTGGAGGCCAAGGAAGTGACCCCCCGCACCGCCCTGCTCACTTGGACTGAGCCCCAAGTCCGGCCCACAGGCTACCTGCTCAGCTTCGACACCCCTGGTGGCCGGACCCAG GAGATCCTGCTCCCGGGAGGGGTCACATCTCACCAGCTCCTCGGCCTCTTTCCCTCCACCCTCTACAATGCACGGCTCCAGGCCATGTGGGGCGAGAGCCTCCTGCCACCCGTGTCCACCTCTTTCACCACCG GTGGGCTGCGGATCCCCTTCCCCAGGGACTGCGGGGAGGAGATGCAGAACGGAGCCGGTGCCTCCAGGACCACCACCATCTTCCTCAACGGCAACCGCGAGCGGCCCCTGAACGTGTTTTGTGACATGGAGACTGACGGGGGCGGCTGGCTG GTGTTCCAGCGCCgcatggatggacagacagacttCTGGAGGGACTGGGAGGACTATGCCCATGGTTTTGGGAACATCTCTGGGGAGTTCTGGCTGG GCAACGAGGCCCTGCACAGCCTGACGCAGGCAGGTGACTACTCCATGCGCGTGGACCTGCGGGCTGGGGACGAGGCTGTGTTCGCCCAGTACGACTCCTTCCGCGTAGACTCGGCTGCGGAGTACTACCGCCTCCACCTGGAGGGCTACCACGGCACCGCAG GGGACTCCATGAGCTACCACAGCGGCAGTGTCTTCTCTGCCCGTGATCGGGACCCCAACAACTTGCTCATCTCCTGCGCCGTCTCCTACCGAGGGGCCTGGTGGTACAGGAACTGCCACTACGCCAACCTCAACGGGCTCTACGGGAGCACAGTGGACCATCAG GGAGTGAGCTGGTACTACTGGAAGGGCTTCGAGTTCTCGGTGCCCTTCACGGAAATGAAGCTGAGACCAAGAAACTTTCGCTCCCCAGCCGGGGGAGGCTGA
- the LOC123572797 gene encoding steroid 21-hydroxylase-like — MLFLGLLLLLPLLAGARLLWNRWKLRSLHLPPLVPGFLHVLQPDLPIYLLGLTQKFGPIYRLHLGLQDVVVLNSKRTIEEAMVKKWADFAGRPEPLTYKLVSKNYPGLSLGDYSLLWKAHKKLTRSALLLGMRDSMEPLVEQLTQEFCKRMRAQAGTPVAIEEEFSLLTCSIICHLTFGDKIKEDNLVPAYYKCIQAQQVTPEGPGQPLTPAPFSISGYDIPEGTVIIPNLQGAHLDEMVWERPHEFWPDRFLEPGKNSRALAFGCGARVCLGEPLARLELFVVLTRLLQAFTLLPPGDALPSLQPLPHCSVILKMQPFQVWLQPRGLGVHSLGQSQ, encoded by the exons ATGCTgttcctggggctgctgctgctgctgcccctgctgGCTGGCGCCCGCCTGCTGTGGAACCGCTGGAAGCTCAGGAGCCTTCACCTCCCGCCTCTTGTCCCGGGCTTCCTGCACGTGCTGCAGCCCGACCTCCCCATCTATCTGCTTGGCCTGACTCAGAAATTCGGGCCCATCTATAGGCTCCACCTTGGGCTGCAAG ATGTGGTGGTGCTGAACTCCAAGAGGACCATTGAGGAAGCCATGGTCAAAAAGTGGGCAGACTTTGCTGGCAGACCTGAGCCACTTACCT ACAAGCTGGTGTCTAAGAACTACCCGGGTCTGTCCTTGGGAGACTACTCTCTGCTCTGGAAAGCCCACAAGAAGCTCACCCGCTCAGCCCTGCTGCTGGGCATGCGTGACTCCATGGAGCCCCTGGTGGAGCAGCTGACCCAGGAGTTCTGCAAG CGCATGAGAGCCCAGGCCGGCACCCCTGTGGCCATTGAGGAGGAATTCTCTCTCCTCACCTGCAGCATCATCTGTCACCTCACCTTCGGAGACAAGATCAAG GAGGACAACTTAGTGCCTGCCTATTACAAATGTATCCAGGCCCAGCAGGTGACTCCCGAGG GTCCTGGCCAGCCGCTAACTCCAGCCCCCTTCAGCATCTCCGGCTATGACATCCCTGAGGGCACAGTCATCATCCCGAACCTCCAAGGCGCCCACCTGGATGAGATGGTCTGGGAGAGGCCACATGAGTTCTGGCCTG ATCGCTTCCTGGAGCCAGGCAAGAACTCCAGAGCGCTGGCCTTCGGCTGCGGGGCGCGTGTGTGCCTGGGAGAGCCCTTGGCACGACTGGAGCTCTTCGTGGTGTTGACCCGACTGCTGCAGGCCTTCACGCTGCTGCCCCCGGGGGACGCCCTgccctccctgcagcccctgccccacTGCAGTGTCATCCTCAAGATGCAGCCTTTCCAAGTGTGGCTGCAGCCCCGGGGGTTGGGGGTCCACAGCCTGGGCCAGAGCCAGTGA
- the LOC102123546 gene encoding complement C4-A translates to MRLLWGLIWASSFFTLSLQKPRLLLFSPSVVHLGVPLSVGVQLQDVPRGQVVKGSVFLRNPSHNNVPCSPKVDFTLSSDTDFALLSLQVPLKDVKSCGLHQLLRGPEVQLVAQSPWLKDSLSRKTNIQGVNLLFSSRRGHLFLQTDQPIYNPGQRVRYRVFALDQKMRPSTDTITVTVENSHGLRVRKKDVYLPSSIFQDDFVIPDISEPGTWKISARFSDGLESNSSTQFEVKKYVLPNFEVKITPGKPYILMVPGHLDEIQLDIQARYIYGKPVQGVAYVRFGLLDEDSKKTFLRGLESQTKLVNGQSHISFSKAEFQDALGKLNMGITDLLGLRLYVAAAIIESPGGEMEEAELTSWSFVSSPFSLDLSKTKRHLVPGAPFLLQALVREMSGSPASGIPVKVSATVSSPGSVPEVQNIQQNTDGSGQVSIPIIIPQTISELQLSVSAGSPYPAIARLTVAAPPSGGPGFLSIERPDSRPPRVGDTLNLNLRAVGSGATFSHYYYMILSRGQIVFMNREPKRTVTSVSVFVDHHLAPSFYFVAFYYHGDRPVANSLRVDVQAGACEGKLELSVDGAKEYRNGESVKLHLETDSPALVALGALDTALYAAGSKSHKPLNMGKVFEVMNSYDLGCGPGGGDSALQVFQAAGLAFSDGEQWTFSRKRLGCPKEKTTRRKRNVNFQKAINEKLGQYASPTAKRCCQDGVTRLPMRRSCEQRAARVQQPDCLEPFLSCCQFAESLRKKNRTRGQVGLQRALEILQEEDLIDEDDIPVRSFFPENWLWKVETVDRFQILTLWLPDSLTTWEIHGLSLSKTKGLCVAAPVQLRVFREFHLHLRLPMSVRRFEQLELRPVLYNYLARNLTVSVHVSPVEGLCLAGGGGLAQQVLVPAGSARPVAFSVVPTAAAAVSLKVVARGSFDFPVGDAVSKVLQIEKEGAVHTEELVYELNPLDHRGRTLEIPGNSDPNMIPDGDFNSYVRVTASDPLDTLGSEGALSPGGVASLLKLPQGCGEQTMIYLAPTLAASRYLDKTEQWSALPPETKDHAVDLIQKGYMRIQQFRKADGSYAAWLSRDSSTWLTAFVLKVLSLAQEQVGGSPEKLQETSKWLLSQQQADGSFQDPCPVLDRNMQGGLVGSDETVALTAFVTIALHHGLAVFQDEGAEELKQRVEASISKANSFLGEKASAGLLGAHAAAITAYALTLTKASGDLRGVAHNNLMAMAQETGDNLYWGLVTSSQNNAVSPTPAPRNPADPVPQAPALWIETTAYALLHLLLHEGKAEMADQTAAWLTRQGSFQGGFRSTQDTVIALDALSAYWIASHTTEERRLNVTLSSTGRSGFTSHALQLNNRQIRGLEEELQFSLGSKINVKVGGNSKGTLKVLRIYNVLDMKNTTCQDLQIEVTVKGHVEYTMEANEDYEDYEYDELPARDDPGVPLQPVTPLQLFEGRRNRRRREAPKVVEEQESRVHYTVCIWRNGKVGLSGMAIADITLLSGFHALRADLEKLTSLSDRYVSHFETEGPHVLLYFDSVPTSRECVGFEAVQEVPVGLVQPASAALYDYYNPERRCSVFYGAPSKSRLLATLCSAEVCQCAEGKCPRQRRALERGLQDEDGYRMKFACYYPRVEYGFQVKVLREDSRAAFRLFETKITQVLHFTKDVKATVNQTRNFLVRASCRLRLEPGREYLIMGLDGATYDLEGHPQYLLDSNSWIEEMPSERQCRSTRQRAACAQLHDFLQEYGTQGCQV, encoded by the exons ATGAGGCTCCTCTGGGGGCTGATCTGGGCATCCAGCTTCTTCACCTTGTCTCTGCAGAAGCCCAG GTTGCTCTTGTTCTCTCCTTCTGTGGTTCATCTGGGGGTCCCCCTATCGGTGGGGGTGCAGCTCCAGGATGTGCCCCGAGGACAGGTAGTGAAAGGATCAGTGTTCCTGCGAAACCCATCTCATAATAATGTCCCCTGCTCCCCAAAGGTGGACTTCACCCTTAGCTCAGACACAGACTTCGCACTCCTCAGTCTCCAG GTGCCCTTAAAAGATGTGAAGAGCTGTGGCCTCCATCAACTCCTCAGAGGCCCTGAGGTCCAGCTGGTGGCCCAGTCGCCATGGCTAAAGGACTCTCTGTCCAGAAAGACGAACATCCAGGGCGTCAACCTGCTCTTCTCCTCTCGCCGGGGGCACCTCTTTTTGCAGACGGACCAGCCCATTTACAACCCTGGCCAGCGGG tTCGGTACCGGGTCTTTGCTCTGGATCAAAAGATGCGCCCGAGCACTGACACCATCACAGTCACGGTGGAG AACTCTCACGGCCTCCGCGTGCGGAAGAAGGACGTGTACCTGCCCTCGTCCATCTTCCAGGATGACTTTGTGATCCCAGACATCTCAGA GCCAGGGACCTGGAAGATCTCAGCCCGATTCTCAGATGGCCTGGAATCCAATAGCAGCACCCAGTTTGAGGTGAAGAAATATG TCCTTCCAAACTTTGAGGTGAAGATCACCCCTGGAAAGCCCTACATCCTGATGGTGCCAGGCCATCTTGATGAAATCCAGTTAGACATCCAGGCCAG GTACATCTATGGGAAGCCAGTGCAGGGGGTGGCATATGTGCGCTTTGGGCTCCTAGATGAGGATAGTAAGAAGACTTTCCTTCGGGGGCTGGAGAGTCAGACCAAG CTGGTGAATGGACAGAGCCACATTTCCTTCTCAAAGGCAGAGTTCCAGGATGCCCTGGGGAAGCTGAATATGGGCATTACTGACCTCCTGGGGCTACGCCTCTACGTTGCTGCAGCCATCATTGAGTCTCCAG GTGGGGAGatggaggaggcagagctcacaTCCTGGTCTTTTGTGTCATCTCCCTTCTCCTTGGATCTTAGCAAGACCAAGCGACACCTTGTGCCTGGGGCCCCCTTCCTGCTGCAG GCCTTGGTCCGTGAGATGTCAGGCTCCCCAGCTTCTGGCATTCCTGTCAAAGTTTCTGCCACAGTGTCTTCTCCAGGGTCTGTTCCTGAAGTCCAGAACATTCAACAAAACACAGATGGCAGCGGCCAAGTCAGCATTCCAATCATTATCCCTCAGACCATCTCAGAGCTGCAGCTCTCG GTATCTGCAGGCTCCCCCTATCCAGCCATAGCCAGGCTCACTGTGGCAGCCCCACCTTCAGGAGGCCCCGGGTTTCTGTCTATTGAGCGGCCGGATTCTCGACCTCCTCGTGTTGGGGACACTCTGAACCTGAACTTGCGAGCCGTGGGCAGTGGGGCCACCTTTTCTCATTACTACTACATG ATCCTATCCCGAGGGCAGATCGTGTTCATGAATCGAGAGCCGAAGAGGACCGTGACCTCGGTCTCCGTGTTTGTGGACCATCACCTGGCACCCTCCTTCTACTTTGTGGCCTTCTACTACCATGGAGACCGCCCAGTGGCCAACTCCCTGCGAGTGGATGTCCAGGCTGGGGCCTGCGAGGGCAAG CTGGAGCTCAGTGTGGATGGTGCCAAGGAATACCGGAACGGGGAGTCCGTGAAGCTCCACTTAGAAACTGACTCCCCAGCCCTGGTGGCGCTGGGAGCCTTGGACACAGCTCTGTATGCTGCAGGCAGCAAGTCCCACAAGCCCCTCAATATGGGCAAG GTCTTTGAAGTTATGAACAGCTATGATCTCGGCTGTGGTCCTGGGGGTGGGGACAGTGCCCTTCAGGTGTTCCAGGCAGCGGGCCTGGCCTTTTCTGATGGAGAACAATGGACCTTCTCCAGAAAGA GACTGGGCTGTCCCAAGGAGAAGACAACCCGGAGAAAGAGAAACGTAAACTTCCAAAAGGCGATTAATGAGAAAT TGGGTCAGTATGCTTCCCCAACAGCCAAGCGCTGCTGCCAGGATGGGGTGACACGTCTGCCCATGAGGCGTTCCTGCGAGCAGCGGGCAGCCCGAGTGCAGCAGCCGGACTGCCTGGAGCCCTTCCTGTCCTGCTGCCAATTTGCTGAGAGTCTGCGCAAGAAGAACAGGACCAGGGGCCAGGTGGGCCTCCAACGAG CCCTGGAGATCCTGCAGGAGGAGGACCTGATTGATGAGGATGACATTCCCGTGCGCAGCTTCTTCCCAGAGAACTGGCTCTGGAAAGTGGAAACAGTGGACCGCTTTCAAAT ATTGACATTGTGGCTCCCCGACTCTCTGACCACGTGGGAGATCCACGGCCTGAGCCTGTCCAAAACCAAAG GCCTATGTGTGGCCGCCCCAGTCCAGCTGCGGGTGTTCCGCGAGTTCCACCTGCACCTCCGCCTGCCCATGTCTGTCCGCCGCTTTGAGCAGCTGGAGCTGCGGCCTGTCCTCTATAACTACCTGGCTAGAAACCTGACTGTGAG CGTCCACGTGTCCCCAGTGGAGGGGCTGTGCCTGGCTGGGGGCGGAGGGCTGGCCCAGCAGGTGTTGGTGCCTGCGGGCTCTGCCCGGCCTGTCGCCTTCTCTGTGGTGCCCACAGCAGCCGCCGCTGTGTCCCTGAAGGTGGTGGCTCGAGGGTCCTTCGACTTCCCTGTGGGAGATGCCGTGTCTAAGGTTCTGCAGATTGAG AAGGAAGGGGCCGTCCATACAGAGGAGCTGGTCTATGAACTCAACCCCCTGG ACCACCGAGGCCGGACCTTGGAAATTCCTGGCAACTCTGATCCCAATATGATCCCTGATGGGGACTTTAACAGCTACGTGAGGGTTACAG CCTCAGATCCATTGGACACTTTGGGCTCTGAGGGGGCCTTGTCCCCAGGAGGCGTGGCCTCCCTCTTGAAGCTTCCTCAAGGCTGTGGGGAGCAAACCATGATCTACTTGGCTCCGACACTGGCTGCTTCCCGCTACCTGGATAAGACAGAGCAGTGGAGTGCACTGCCCCCCGAGACCAAGGACCACGCTGTGGATCTGATCCAGAAAG GCTACATGCGGATCCAGCAGTTTCGGAAGGCGGATGGTTCCTATGCGGCTTGGTTGTCACGGGACAGCAGCACCTG gCTCACAGCCTTTGTGCTGAAGGTCCTGAGTTTGGCCCAGGAGCAGGTAGGAGGCTCGCCTGAGAAACTGCAGGAGACGTCTAAGTGGCTTCTGTCCCAGCAACAGGCTGATGGCTCGTTCCAAGACCCCTGTCCAGTGTTAGACAGGAACATGCAG GGGGGTTTGGTGGGCAGTGATGAGACTGTGGCACTCACAGCCTTTGTGACCATCGCCCTTCATCATGGGCTGGCCGTCTTCCAGGACGAGGGTGCAGAGGAATTGAAGCAGAGAGTG gaagcctccaTCTCAAAGGCAAACTCATTTTTGGGGGAGAAAGCGAGTGCCGGGCTCCTGGGTGCCCACGCAGCTGCCATCACGGCCTATGCCCTGACACTGACCAAGGCTTCCGGGGACCTGCGGGGTGTTGCCCACAACAACCTCATGGCAATGGCCCAGGAGACTGGAG ATAACCTGTACTGGGGCTTAGTCACTAGTTCTCAGAACAATGCCGTGTCGCCCACGCCGGCTCCTCGCAACCCAGCCGACCCCgtgccccaggccccagccctgtGGATTGAAACCACAGCCTACGCCCTGCTGCACCTCCTGCTTCACGAGGGCAAAGCGGAGATGGCAGACCAGACTGCAGCCTGGCTCACCCGTCAGGGCAGCTTCCAAGGGGGATTCCGCAGTACCCAA GACACGGTGATTGCCTTGGATGCCCTGTCTGCCTACTGGATTGCCTCCCACACCACCGAGGAGAGGAGACTCAATGTGACTCTCAGCTCCACAGGCCGCAGTGGGTTCACGTCCCACGCGCTACAGCTGAACAACCGCCAGATTCGCGGCCTGGAGGAGGAGCTGCAG TTTTCCTTGGGCAGCAAGATCAATGTGAAGGTGGGAGGAAACAGCAAAGGAACCCTGAAG GTCCTTCGTATCTACAATGTCCTGGACATGAAGAACACGACCTGCCAGGACCTGCAGATAGAAGTGACAGTCAAAGGCCACGTCGAGTACACGA TGGAAGCAAACGAGGACTATGAGGACTATGAGTACGATGAGCTTCCAGCCAGGGACGACCCAGGTGTCCCTCTGCAGCCCGTGACACCCCTGCAGCTGTTTGAGGGTCGGAGGAACCGCCGCAGGAGGGAGGCGCCCAAggtggtggaggagcaggagtcCAGGGTGCACTACACCGTGTGCATCTG GCGGAACGGCAAGGTGGGGCTGTCTGGCATGGCCATCGCGGACATCACCCTCCTGAGTGGATTCCACGCCCTGCGTGCTGACCTAGAGAAG CTGACCTCCCTCTCTGACCGTTACGTGAGTCACTTTGAGACCGAGGGGCCCCACGTCCTGCTGTATTTTGACTCG GTTCCCACCTCCCGGGAGTGCGTGGGCTTTGAGGCTGTGCAGGAAGTTCCCGTGGGGCTGGTGCAGCCGGCCAGCGCAGCCCTGTACGACTACTACAACCCGG AGCGCAGATGTTCTGTGTTTTACGGGGCACCAAGTAAGAGCAGACTCCTGGCCACCTTGTGTTCTGCTGAAGTCTGCCAGTGTGCTGAGG GGAAGTGCCCTCGCCAGCGTCGCGCCCTGGAGCGGGGTCTGCAGGACGAGGATGGCTACAGGATGAAGTTTGCCTGCTACTACCCCCGTGTGGAGTACG GCTTCCAGGTGAAGGTTCTCCGAGAAGACAGCAGAGCGGCTTTCCGCCTCTTTGAGACCAAGATCACCCAAGTCCTGCACTTCA CCAAGGATGTCAAGGCCACTGTTAATCAGACACGCAACTTCCTGGTTCGAGCCTCTTGCCGCCTTCGCTTGGAACCTGGGAGAGAATATTTGATCATGGGTCTGGATGGGGCCACCTATGACCTCGAGGGACA CCCCCAGTACCTGCTGGACTCGAATAGCTGGATCGAGGAGATGCCTTCTGAACGCCAGTGCCGGAGCACCCGCCAGCGGGCAGCCTGCGCACAGCTCCACGACTTCCTCCAGGAGTATGGCACTCAGGGGTGCCAGGTGTGA